The DNA region CCGATCAGGCCGCCGCCGCCGATCGGGATGACGAGGCAATCGAGTTCGCCGAACTCTTCGAGCATCTCGAGCGCGATGGTGCCCTGCCCGGCGATGATGCGCGGATCGGCGTAAGGGTGCACCTCGACATAGCCCTTCTCCCGCACCAGTTCGCCGACGCGCTCCTGCGCTTCGTTGACGGTTTCGCCGTGCAGGACGACGTCGGCGCCGTGGGAACGCGTCGCCGCCAGCTTCACGAAGGGCGTGGTGACCGGCATGACGATGGTCGCCGGAATATGCAGCCGCGCCGCGTGATAAGCGACGGACTGGGCATGGTTGCCGGCCGACATGGCCACCACGCCGCGCGCCCGCTCGGCCGCGCTCAGCGAGGCCAGCTTGACCAGCGCGCCGCGATCCTTGAACGAGTTGGTGATCTGGAAATTTTCGTATTTGACGAAGACCTCCGCGCCCGTCAGCGCCGACAGCTTCGGCGCCGGCAACATGGGGGTGTGCACCACCGCGTCCTTGAGAACGCGGCGGGCTTCTTCGATATCGGCAAGCGTCACGGGCAGCACGGGGACCTCCAGATCGGCGCACCATGCCGCACGCGGGGGCCATCGGCCAGTGCGCAACCGCCCTGGCGGCGCCTCTTTTCCAGCCCTATCTTAATGGCTCCAGGCGCGAGGGGGTTGGTGCCATGCCGATCGATATCAAACCGCACGCTTACGATCCGATCCGCAACCCCGAACTGTTCGAGGGCGTGCTGGCGCGCCGCATCGTCGCCTTCGTCATCGACTTCGTCCTCATCGCCATCCCCGTGGTGCTGGCGGCGATGTTTATCTTCGCCTTCGGCCTCGTCACGCTCGGGCTCGGTTTCGCGCTCTACTGGCTGCTGCCGCCCGCCACGGTGGTGTGGGCGCTGATCTATTTCGGCGCGACCTTGGGCAGCCCGCGCTCGGCGACGATCGGCATGCGCGTGATGAATCTGGAGATGCGCACCTGGTACGGCGCGCCCGCTTATTTCGTGCTCGGCGCGGTGCACGCCATCGTCTTCTGGGTCTCGATTTCGGCGCTGACGCCGTTCATCCTCCTGGTCGCCTTCTTCAACGACCGGCGGCGGCTACTCCACGACATCGTGCTCGGCACGGTGGTCATTAACAACTCCGAGCGGGCCGCCATGCTAAGAACAGGGAACCCGGGTTACGGCGCCGCATGACGACCTTTGACGGCACGACTATACCGCGCGATGCTACCCGAATCGTGGGGCAATGGGAGGAGCGC from Pseudolabrys taiwanensis includes:
- a CDS encoding RDD family protein codes for the protein MPIDIKPHAYDPIRNPELFEGVLARRIVAFVIDFVLIAIPVVLAAMFIFAFGLVTLGLGFALYWLLPPATVVWALIYFGATLGSPRSATIGMRVMNLEMRTWYGAPAYFVLGAVHAIVFWVSISALTPFILLVAFFNDRRRLLHDIVLGTVVINNSERAAMLRTGNPGYGAA